In the Candidatus Bathyarchaeia archaeon genome, GTATGGCGCAGCCTTTCTCGATGTAGATGGTGCCGTTTGCCATGTGGTATCCGAGGAAGCGGCCAGCGTTGCCTTTAACTTTGATTACGCCGCCGTGCATGTAGCAGGCTGAGTCGGTTCCGATGTCGCCGTCAACAATGATTGCGCCTCCGCGCATGCCGACCTCGCTGCCCCGGTAAGGAGAAGCTACATAGTCACCCGCGTTGCCGTGAACTTCAATGATGCCACCTCGCATTTGGCTGCCTGTCCATCCGACGGCGTTACCGTTGATTACGATTTTGCCTCCAGCCATTTTTTCGCCAGTGTGCATGCCAACATCGCCGTTGATGGTGATTTCGCCAGATTTCATTCCTTGTCCGATGCGTTTGACTTTGCTTACGTCGCCGTTGATGGTTATGTTGGATGTTCCGTCTTCGGTTTCTTCGATTTTGAAGAGGTCACAGAGCGTTAGCTGAGCGTTTCCTTCGGTGAGGTGTAAGTCAGCTATCTGCTCGAGGGTTTTTCCTTTGAATATGTCGGGGTTGATGCAGTCTGCTTGAACGGGCACGTCAAATTTTTTCAGTGGAGAAAGAACAATCATTTTAGACATCCGCCTTTACAGTTATTGGACTTGGAACCTTAATGCAGTGGTCAAACACGGGGTAGTTGTCGTATTCGATGGTCCAGTAGTCTTTGAACCGGCGTTTCATGTCTTCGTCAATGAGGCAGGGTTCGTTTGTGTCCACGTTAAGCCACATTGTTTTGCCGCTGGGGGTCTTGACAACCTCTCCGTCTTTAACCACAATTTGGCCGTCTTTAATTGTGTACGCCGCGCTGCCGAAAGCTGCACGGGCAGTCTTGTACTTCTGGGATATGTCTGTGGTTTCAGGGTTAATGTTGTATATGGCTACGTCGCCGTCGGCGCCAACACCCAGATGACCTTTATCTTTTAGCCCCAGAGCTTTGGCTTGACCAGCGCGGGTTACAATTGCTAATTCATACAGACTTAACTCGCGCTTAATCGAGGGCAGCAAGCTTCGGGCTTGGGCTTTCTTGTGGCACTTCTTAAGCATAGCCATGCGGGCTTTTCGGCTGGTGAGCCACGCCATGATTTTTGGATAAGCAAAGAAGGGCCCGCCGTTGGGGTGGTCGGTGGTCATGAAGATTTTCCACGGGTCTTCAATTAGCAACGCAAGCTCTAAACCGATTGACCATTGGACGGCGTTAACAGCGCTTGTGCGTTTATAATGCATAGGTATGATGCCGCCGCTTGTTTCAGTCTCGATGTCAGAGTTGACCCATTTGTGTCCGCTCAACTGGTAGAGGGTAAACTCGAAGGGACCGTCAGCGGTCATGGTTGTGGTTTCGGAGAATATGACTTGACCCATGTCGAAGGTCATATGGTTGTGGTTGTTGATGTATTTGGAGATTTCTTCCGCGGCGGATTTCATGTTGCCCCAACCGTCGCCAGCGAAACTGCTGAACTGCAGGTGGGTGATGTGCCCGACGGGGCGGTCGCCGGTGTAAATGTCTTCCAGTGCTTTCATTGTGTCTAAGGTGGTGGTGTAGTTGCCAGGCAATCCCAGATTGTTTGTGTGTAAGTGTATTGAGTGGGGCAGGTTAAGCAGCTTGTTTACTTTAGCTAAACCGCGCACTATTTCCCGCGGAGTGATGCAAAAGTTAGGCACTTGGTCATCGATGCTGTGAACGTTGCCGCCAAAGCCCCAGCTTTCTAAGCCGCCAGGGTTAACAATTTTTATGGCGTAGCCTTTGGTTGTACTCATCATCCACGCAACGTGACGTGCGCATTCCTCGATTTTGTCTTTGCTTAAGTATTCGAGAACAAACCACCAGTCCCCGATAAGGGGGTAGGAGGCTTTGTCCAGCATGGGTATGTCGTTGAGTTCTTCGTGAGTGTGTTTAGCCTCCAATGGAGCCATGGAGGGGTTCATGACGGTGGTGTAACCCATCTTTGCGTAACGATAACCTGTGGTGAAGGTTGAAGGAATCGAGTAGCCGACACCTGACCGGGTGAGAGCCGTTTTGCGCTCCACATCCTTAACGTGGTCTTCAGGACGAATCATGCGTCCAGTGTTAACTTCGCCACCTGCAATGTGGGTATGAATGTCCACAGCGCCAGGCATAACCGTTAAGCCAGAAGCATCAACAATTTGGGCGGTTTTCTCGTTCACGCTCGCGACTATTTTGCCGTCTTTGATGGCTATGTCCATTTTTTCGCCGTTAATCCCGTTAATGGGGTCAAAGACGAAGCCGTTTTTTATGAGCATTTCAGTCATTTAGTTAGCCTCCACTTTTGCGGCGCATTTGGTTTTTGGCGGCGCCGCGGCTGCTTTTTCAGCTTTAATTTTTCTGACTTCGGCAAGAATCCGTGTGAGCAATTCTTCGTCGTTAAGGACACCCTGTGGGGGCTCAACAACTTTTCTAAGCACTATGGGCACGTGGTCCATGCGGTAGGCGGTGCCTTCGTATTCGATGCCGCACCACTGAGTCGGAAACACAACGTCGCCGAGCCGTGAGATGGCGTTCCAGTCAGGGTTGATGGTGATTAGGGGGTGCTTCATCATGTTTTGCACGGCTGCCTTGGGGAAGTGCGCGCCAGGGTCGGCAGAGATGACAAGAGTTGCATCGTTGTCGCCGCGACGTAGCACATCGATAGCGGTGTTTTCGCCGGGGTTATACTGGGGGTAGCCTTGGGAGAAGTCAAGCGCGTAAGGGTAGCCTGTTTGCCACGCGAAAACCACGTTGGCGCCTGTGACGTTGAAGTGTCCTCTCATGGGGGAGATGACGAATTTGGTTTTTTTGTTAAGGTCACGCGTCAAGGCAATGGCGATTTCGATGTTTCTGAATCTGCCCGCACTTGCGGTTAAGCCAAGCCCGAAGAATATGACGCCGAATTCACAGTTAACCAAGGCATCGGCGACTTCTTTGAGGTACTCAACTGGGACGCCGCCGACTTTGTCAACATCCAACTCCTGATCGTTAACAAGGCATCGGAGGGCTTGTATGATTTCGTAGTCCTTGTTAGGCTCCACCTGCACAAAATAATCCGCAGCTTCAGCAGTCATAGTTTTCCGCACATCAAAAACAATCATCTTACGCCCCATTTTTTGGATGGTTTGTGGGGGGGCGTCGACGACGCATGTTTGTGGACGGGGTGGAGGTTGATATTTCATGAAGTGGCTTTGGCGGGCTGCTGCGGCGAGTTTTTTCTTTCCTGAGGTAGCTTTTATTTTTTGGATGTATTCTTTCCATTCGCTTTTCTCAAAACGCCCTTCACTAAAGTTAGTGTATCTTTCTACGTGTCGGGGGTGTGAAGCCCAGGGGTTGCATGCCCAGTAGACAATCAGGTCGGCGCGGTGGCGGATTTGCCCCAAGGTGCAGGTTGGGATGCCGATTTCTTGGGTAGCCATCACGGAGGGTCCGTGGCAGACGCTGCAGCAGTTGTCTAGTGCTGAGCCTAATTCTTCAGCTAACTCGACGCCTACGCGTTGGGCTTCGCTGGTTGAGCTGCTCCAGCCGAACAGCAGCGGGTACTTGGCGTCGGCGAGGATTTGGGCTGCTTTGTGAACGGCTTCATCCATAGAGACAGGGACTAATGTGCCGTCTTTTCGAATCATGGGTTTTAAAATTCGTTCTTCGCTGTTGTAGCCGTGAACCATTTTGGCTTCACAGACTGCACAGCCATTTTTCATTTTGACGATTTTGTTATCTTCCACGGTTACCTCAAGGTCGTCACAGAGGCAGCCGCATATTGGACAAACAATGGATTTTAGTTCGGTCGTCATTACATTCCCTTTCCAAACTCTTTTTTGAGAAGCTCATTTAGGGTTAAAACGGTCTGATCGGGGGCGGGCTCCACATCCACGGGGAACCCTTTGAACATGGGCATACCCATACTGAAGGTGTCATCTCCGCAAACAGCGTTTGCCCAAAGACCGCATGGTATGAAAACCATCCCAGGCATGGAACCTCGCGGAAATTTCCTTGCCTTCACCACAACTGAACCGTACTTGGAGGTTACTTGAACGTTGGCTCCGTTTCGCAAGCCAAGTTTTATCATATCTACTTTGTCCATAAAACAGACAGCGGCGCTGTCAAAGTATTCTTGGGAGCCTTTCCCCAGTTCTTTGCCTACGCCTTGATCTATTGTTCTGCCCGTGATTATAGTTGCACGTAACTTTTGGTCTACCATACCCTTGACCTATCCAATAGAGATTTCAGTGGTCATATTTAAGAGTAAGTTCAAAAAACACGTAAAATTCAACATCAAAATGTGTGCAAAACACTCAAATGCCACCACATTTTACCCCAGAAAACCCCGTTTCCGGTTTTTAGAAAACAAAGAAGGCTTGAAAGTTAGGTTAGTTTACCATGTTCCGCATTGAAGGTAGCGTTGTAGGTTCTTTTGTGGGCGGCGCCAACTGCGAAAGTGACGTCGGGCAGAAACGTGACTCCCCGCATGCGTCTGAGGTCCTTGGTTGTGTCGGGTTCGGTGTCGTCAAACCAGCACATAACGTAGTGGTCTTGTTTGCCTTCGGGCGAAATGATATAGTCGGTGTCACCCATGAGCGTGAAGAAATCGTGGATTTTTCCGGCGAGTTTGCCGTCGTCAGATTTTGTGACCGCGAGCTGTTTTGCCCTAACGACCACGAATGGGTCTTGCTCGGGGTTAGTGGAGCGTTCCCTGAATATGCAGATGACGGCTTTGTTCCAAACAAAGTCAACCAAAACAATTCCTCAGTAAAATAAGTGCCCCGATGATATATAACATTGATGCTGCAAGGGCACCAACAAGAATTGAGCTTGAGTGACCGCACCACATTAATTAGTTGAATGCGCTTGAAACAGTAGAGGGTTAAACATGAGTGAAGACCAAGACTTTTTTGTTCCAGTTTTAGATGAAAAGGACCTACAAGAAGGCTCCATGAAACGCGTATCTGTGGAAGGCACCCCAGTTCTACTGGTTAAGGTTGCGGGAGAAATCTTTGCTATCGACAACCGTTGCCCCCACATGAGCTGCGGCTTTGACGGCGGCGAACTGGATGGCAACGTGATTATTTGTCCCTGCCACGACTGGCGCTTTGACCTCAAAACAGGCTCCTACGAAGACCAACCTGAAATCAAACTGGTAAAGTTTCCGTGGAAGATTGAGTCAGGCAAAATCTGGGTCAAAGTCGACGAAGAGTAGCCGCACAAAACGTTCTCTCCCGTTTGAGGGCGCTCTACAGTTAGGTGGTCCTATCACCGGACTTCAAATCCGGGGAGTCCGATAAGGACTCGGGGTTCAATTCCCCTTGGGCGCCGCCACCACCCGTTTTATCCAAACCAGCATCTTATCAAAGCGGCATCACTTTTCGTTCCCCAACTGGCAAACCGCTTGCGGGGGATTAGGATGCACGACGGTTTGTTCTTGGCAGAAATCCCAGAAAAGCTCCGCGGCTTTAAGCAGGCTTCGTTTAGGTCGGAGCAGGTAAAGTTTGCGTGTGGTGTTTACGTCTTCCAGTTTTTTTATCAAAACCAGCCCTGCGGCTTGAGCTTTGCGGGAAGCAATGGATGAGACAAGACTTATGCCTCTGCCCTCCGAAACCGCGGTTATGACTGATTCGGTGCTGCCAAGCTCAAG is a window encoding:
- a CDS encoding formylmethanofuran dehydrogenase subunit C, translating into MSKMIVLSPLKKFDVPVQADCINPDIFKGKTLEQIADLHLTEGNAQLTLCDLFKIEETEDGTSNITINGDVSKVKRIGQGMKSGEITINGDVGMHTGEKMAGGKIVINGNAVGWTGSQMRGGIIEVHGNAGDYVASPYRGSEVGMRGGAIIVDGDIGTDSACYMHGGVIKVKGNAGRFLGYHMANGTIYIEKGCAIRLAPCMTGGKIIVGGLLEDIMPSFTVDSVKGKVKVDAEITAQGPFYVFLGDLAQQGTGKLFISKPSNPQLGPVYDKYL
- a CDS encoding formylmethanofuran dehydrogenase subunit A — translated: MTEMLIKNGFVFDPINGINGEKMDIAIKDGKIVASVNEKTAQIVDASGLTVMPGAVDIHTHIAGGEVNTGRMIRPEDHVKDVERKTALTRSGVGYSIPSTFTTGYRYAKMGYTTVMNPSMAPLEAKHTHEELNDIPMLDKASYPLIGDWWFVLEYLSKDKIEECARHVAWMMSTTKGYAIKIVNPGGLESWGFGGNVHSIDDQVPNFCITPREIVRGLAKVNKLLNLPHSIHLHTNNLGLPGNYTTTLDTMKALEDIYTGDRPVGHITHLQFSSFAGDGWGNMKSAAEEISKYINNHNHMTFDMGQVIFSETTTMTADGPFEFTLYQLSGHKWVNSDIETETSGGIIPMHYKRTSAVNAVQWSIGLELALLIEDPWKIFMTTDHPNGGPFFAYPKIMAWLTSRKARMAMLKKCHKKAQARSLLPSIKRELSLYELAIVTRAGQAKALGLKDKGHLGVGADGDVAIYNINPETTDISQKYKTARAAFGSAAYTIKDGQIVVKDGEVVKTPSGKTMWLNVDTNEPCLIDEDMKRRFKDYWTIEYDNYPVFDHCIKVPSPITVKADV
- a CDS encoding formylmethanofuran dehydrogenase subunit B translates to MTTELKSIVCPICGCLCDDLEVTVEDNKIVKMKNGCAVCEAKMVHGYNSEERILKPMIRKDGTLVPVSMDEAVHKAAQILADAKYPLLFGWSSSTSEAQRVGVELAEELGSALDNCCSVCHGPSVMATQEIGIPTCTLGQIRHRADLIVYWACNPWASHPRHVERYTNFSEGRFEKSEWKEYIQKIKATSGKKKLAAAARQSHFMKYQPPPRPQTCVVDAPPQTIQKMGRKMIVFDVRKTMTAEAADYFVQVEPNKDYEIIQALRCLVNDQELDVDKVGGVPVEYLKEVADALVNCEFGVIFFGLGLTASAGRFRNIEIAIALTRDLNKKTKFVISPMRGHFNVTGANVVFAWQTGYPYALDFSQGYPQYNPGENTAIDVLRRGDNDATLVISADPGAHFPKAAVQNMMKHPLITINPDWNAISRLGDVVFPTQWCGIEYEGTAYRMDHVPIVLRKVVEPPQGVLNDEELLTRILAEVRKIKAEKAAAAPPKTKCAAKVEAN
- a CDS encoding molybdopterin dinucleotide binding domain-containing protein; its protein translation is MVDQKLRATIITGRTIDQGVGKELGKGSQEYFDSAAVCFMDKVDMIKLGLRNGANVQVTSKYGSVVVKARKFPRGSMPGMVFIPCGLWANAVCGDDTFSMGMPMFKGFPVDVEPAPDQTVLTLNELLKKEFGKGM
- a CDS encoding Rieske (2Fe-2S) protein, whose protein sequence is MSEDQDFFVPVLDEKDLQEGSMKRVSVEGTPVLLVKVAGEIFAIDNRCPHMSCGFDGGELDGNVIICPCHDWRFDLKTGSYEDQPEIKLVKFPWKIESGKIWVKVDEE